A genomic window from Brevibacillus agri includes:
- a CDS encoding fumarate hydratase yields the protein MENLKQSILELITDTSTNLPPDVRRAVNAAKLKEDLGTRAALSLSTIAQNVVMAEENVSPICQDTGMPTFEVKTPVGVNQLTIKKAIKEAIVEATKTGKLRPNSVDSLTGANSGDNLGPGTPVIHFEQWEEDEIEIKLILKGGGCENKNIQYSLPCELEGLGKAGRNLDGVRKCILHAVYQAQGQGCSAGFIGVGIGGDRTSGYALAKHQLFRPVDDVNPNPDLAALENYIMETANQLGIGTMGFGGNSTLLGCKVGVENRLPASFFVSVAYNCWAFRRQGVRLNAETGEILRYLYKDEEVAMDLAPTAAASEEGESRREVVLEAPITEEQIRSLKVGDVVIINGEMHTGRDALHSYLMDHDCPVDLNGGIIYHCGPVMLKDEAGEWHVKAAGPTTSIREEPYQGDIIKKFGIRAVIGKGGMGAKTLKALNEHGAVYLNAIGGAAQYYAECLEKVEGVDFLEFGIPEAMWHLRVKGFAAIVTMDSHGNSLHADVEKSSLEKLAQFAEPVFK from the coding sequence ATGGAAAACTTGAAGCAAAGCATTCTGGAACTCATCACGGATACGTCAACAAACTTGCCGCCAGACGTGCGTCGCGCCGTCAATGCAGCAAAACTGAAAGAAGATTTGGGCACTCGTGCTGCGCTGTCCTTGTCCACCATCGCGCAAAACGTCGTGATGGCCGAGGAAAACGTCTCTCCGATCTGCCAAGATACGGGGATGCCGACCTTTGAGGTCAAAACTCCGGTTGGCGTCAACCAGCTCACGATCAAAAAAGCGATCAAGGAAGCGATTGTAGAGGCGACGAAAACAGGCAAGCTGCGTCCCAACTCCGTTGACTCCTTGACAGGGGCAAACAGCGGGGACAACCTGGGGCCAGGTACTCCGGTCATTCACTTCGAGCAATGGGAAGAGGATGAAATCGAAATCAAGCTGATCCTAAAAGGCGGCGGCTGTGAGAACAAGAACATTCAATACTCCCTGCCCTGTGAGCTGGAAGGTCTGGGCAAAGCGGGCCGCAACCTGGATGGCGTGCGCAAATGCATTTTGCATGCGGTCTACCAGGCACAAGGACAAGGCTGTAGCGCCGGCTTCATCGGCGTAGGCATCGGTGGCGACCGCACCTCCGGCTATGCGCTGGCGAAGCATCAACTGTTCCGCCCTGTGGATGATGTCAATCCGAACCCGGACCTGGCCGCGCTGGAAAACTACATTATGGAAACAGCGAACCAACTGGGAATCGGGACGATGGGCTTCGGCGGAAACTCGACCTTGCTCGGCTGTAAAGTGGGCGTGGAAAATCGCCTGCCCGCAAGCTTTTTCGTTTCCGTTGCCTACAACTGCTGGGCGTTCCGCCGTCAAGGTGTGCGTCTGAACGCCGAAACAGGCGAAATTCTCCGTTACTTGTACAAGGACGAGGAAGTCGCCATGGATTTGGCTCCGACCGCAGCCGCAAGCGAAGAAGGCGAAAGCCGTCGCGAGGTAGTGCTCGAAGCGCCCATTACGGAAGAGCAAATCCGCAGCCTGAAAGTGGGCGACGTCGTCATCATCAACGGCGAAATGCACACCGGACGCGATGCCCTGCACAGCTACCTGATGGATCACGACTGTCCTGTGGACCTCAATGGGGGGATCATCTACCATTGCGGTCCGGTCATGCTGAAGGATGAAGCGGGCGAGTGGCATGTAAAAGCGGCTGGACCGACGACTTCCATCCGCGAGGAACCGTACCAGGGCGACATTATCAAGAAATTCGGAATCCGTGCCGTTATCGGAAAAGGCGGAATGGGCGCAAAAACGTTGAAAGCGTTGAACGAGCACGGTGCTGTCTACCTGAATGCAATCGGTGGCGCGGCTCAGTACTATGCAGAGTGCCTGGAAAAAGTCGAAGGCGTGGACTTCCTGGAGTTCGGTATTCCCGAAGCGATGTGGCATTTGCGCGTAAAAGGCTTCGCCGCCATCGTGACGATGGACTCCCACGGCAACAGCTTGCATGCCGATGTCGAGAAATCGTCCCTGGAAAAATTGGCTCAGTTTGCCGAGCCGGTATTCAAATAA
- a CDS encoding MBL fold metallo-hydrolase: MNNVIAPITDSTWAIITYEDAWQSYVNSYVVKQGESFAVIDSHLRKQRTYFQQALEGIGAKPERIEYVYFTHRHADHIGNADMFPSRNNWIHLDDYYELDDFSQTLFGHTFTGSGGDLPSLRFRQLSFHTEGSVAFFDPQSKICFVGDHICFDKAELGQIVGKESECRAAYKAHIKSWAIDEPDRVPEYVEGLEALLDWPIEFLATGHGPILQGDIPDFLQELIAILRP, from the coding sequence ATGAACAACGTGATTGCACCAATCACAGACTCCACCTGGGCGATCATCACCTACGAGGATGCGTGGCAGAGCTACGTGAACAGCTACGTGGTCAAACAAGGTGAATCGTTTGCTGTTATCGATTCCCACTTGCGCAAGCAGCGGACGTACTTTCAGCAGGCGCTGGAGGGAATCGGTGCCAAGCCGGAGCGGATTGAATACGTTTACTTTACCCATCGGCACGCGGACCATATCGGGAATGCCGACATGTTTCCTTCCCGAAACAACTGGATTCATCTCGACGATTACTACGAGCTGGACGATTTCTCTCAGACGCTGTTCGGGCACACCTTCACGGGGAGCGGCGGAGATCTACCGTCGTTGCGTTTTCGGCAATTGTCCTTTCATACGGAAGGGTCCGTGGCGTTTTTCGACCCGCAGAGCAAAATTTGTTTTGTCGGCGACCACATCTGCTTTGATAAAGCCGAGCTGGGTCAGATCGTCGGAAAAGAAAGCGAGTGCCGGGCGGCGTACAAGGCGCATATAAAAAGCTGGGCCATCGACGAGCCTGATCGGGTCCCGGAGTACGTGGAGGGGCTGGAAGCGTTGCTTGACTGGCCGATCGAATTTTTGGCGACGGGACACGGTCCCATCCTGCAAGGCGACATCCCCGACTTTTTGCAGGAGCTGATCGCGATTTTACGTCCGTAA
- a CDS encoding ABC transporter ATP-binding protein, whose amino-acid sequence MIIDVNQVMWQRDETVILRDVNWQVQENEHWCLVGLNGSGKTSLLKIICGYTWPTKGQVSVLGNVYGTVDLREVRKSIGWVSTALIAQLHEHETAFRVILSGREATIGLYAVPAEKDVQKASELLETFGCTELRDRPFGALSQGERQKVLIARALMASPRLLILDEPCTGLDLLAREQLLSMIEQIAKQPDGPTLLYVTHHIEEILPCFTHTLLLKAGEVERAGKTDEVLTADGLTRFFGVPVNIARSQGRSWVSLGEAASVL is encoded by the coding sequence ATGATTATTGATGTGAACCAAGTCATGTGGCAAAGAGACGAAACGGTCATTTTGCGCGACGTTAACTGGCAGGTGCAAGAAAACGAGCACTGGTGCCTGGTCGGACTGAACGGCTCCGGCAAAACGAGCCTGCTGAAAATCATCTGTGGCTACACTTGGCCGACAAAGGGGCAGGTCAGCGTCCTCGGAAATGTGTACGGAACGGTCGATTTGCGCGAAGTAAGAAAATCGATCGGCTGGGTCAGCACGGCTTTGATCGCACAGCTTCACGAGCACGAGACGGCCTTTCGCGTCATTTTGAGCGGGAGAGAAGCGACGATTGGCCTGTACGCGGTTCCGGCGGAGAAAGATGTGCAAAAAGCGTCCGAACTGCTCGAAACATTCGGCTGCACGGAGCTGCGGGACAGGCCGTTCGGAGCGCTTTCGCAAGGAGAGCGGCAAAAGGTGCTGATTGCGCGGGCGTTGATGGCGTCCCCCCGGCTGCTCATTTTGGACGAGCCATGTACGGGACTGGATTTGCTGGCACGAGAGCAGCTTTTGTCGATGATCGAGCAAATTGCCAAGCAGCCGGACGGGCCGACATTGCTGTACGTCACTCATCATATCGAGGAAATTTTGCCGTGCTTTACCCACACGCTGCTGTTGAAGGCGGGGGAGGTCGAGCGGGCGGGAAAAACGGACGAGGTGCTGACCGCAGACGGATTGACCCGCTTTTTTGGGGTTCCGGTCAACATTGCGCGGTCGCAGGGACGCTCCTGGGTCAGCCTCGGGGAAGCGGCATCGGTGCTTTAA
- a CDS encoding HipA domain-containing protein, with translation MYPILNISGWPFEDLYVSGSKEKRWYRFPESFKLGLFKLPVSLTSSTWKIEGESTGEMWAEKIASEIGKILGFSTHTVDIACVAADDEIVGHYGLDISKLDSGMIYGALCHSFLVEGEESLVEGADMIMEYDFTYNRDILRGEFEVYSYELLEKIFRKYNFIEELYKMMVFDTLIGNTDRHQDNFGIIRNEKTNEIRFAPFYDNSSSLGRELPQHKIMLMMRDKQMFDAYLFGRKSSSLIKWGNIQQHEKLNIFSLFQKIRECTPEISKYVSRIERLSDNLIIQLLEKVPDVVMTDLQKQFVIRLLITRRDYMLREFSHEN, from the coding sequence ATGTACCCAATCTTAAATATTTCAGGGTGGCCCTTCGAAGATCTATACGTTTCGGGATCAAAAGAAAAGAGATGGTACAGATTTCCTGAGAGTTTTAAGCTAGGCTTATTCAAGCTTCCTGTTTCGCTGACAAGTAGTACATGGAAAATAGAAGGAGAATCTACTGGGGAAATGTGGGCTGAAAAAATTGCTTCCGAAATAGGCAAAATTCTGGGTTTTAGCACACATACTGTAGACATAGCTTGTGTTGCGGCTGACGACGAAATCGTAGGGCATTATGGGCTAGATATTTCGAAGTTGGATTCGGGAATGATTTACGGAGCACTTTGTCATTCCTTTCTTGTTGAAGGGGAGGAGAGTTTAGTTGAAGGTGCAGATATGATCATGGAATATGATTTTACATACAATCGGGACATTTTACGGGGAGAGTTTGAAGTTTACAGCTATGAGTTATTAGAGAAAATTTTTCGTAAATACAATTTTATAGAAGAACTGTATAAAATGATGGTTTTTGACACTTTAATAGGGAACACAGATCGACATCAAGATAATTTTGGAATCATAAGAAATGAAAAAACAAACGAGATACGGTTTGCTCCTTTTTACGATAATTCTTCTAGTTTAGGAAGAGAGTTACCTCAACATAAAATCATGCTAATGATGCGGGATAAACAAATGTTTGATGCATACTTATTTGGAAGGAAATCAAGTTCTTTAATCAAATGGGGAAACATTCAACAGCATGAGAAATTGAATATTTTTTCGTTGTTTCAAAAAATCAGGGAATGTACCCCTGAAATTAGTAAATATGTGTCGCGTATTGAACGACTTTCTGATAATTTGATAATCCAATTGCTTGAAAAAGTACCGGACGTAGTTATGACTGACCTTCAAAAGCAATTCGTTATACGCTTGTTAATAACTCGTCGAGACTATATGTTAAGGGAGTTTAGCCATGAAAATTAG
- a CDS encoding beta-propeller domain-containing protein: MKKKAAGLIVTAVVLCALPFLLPPGSLNEPTVTASEQDGLPVVGSYGQFKKLLKKAKTNYVVAEAELSMPAAAAVLEARDSGKSAAAPDFSATNTQVQGVDEADIVKTDGTYLYQSTSREVRIVKAYPASEMRMTSRISYEDGLFTPLEMFVDDKKLIVIGQANSSVELAPLPASKRAIPYYRHNQLVKALVYDIQDKAQPRLIRQLEVEGQYLSSRKIGSSLYLTANHYIDTYRILQEKTELPGPAYRDSAFGEQYQTVPYSDIRYFPESLQPNYLMVAGVNLDEPKQKLSLSTYLGAGENIYASPTNLYVAVTEHKAEPIKLKQGESLAPSFAPPPLATDTTIYRFGMNDGKIAFSAKGSVPGQILNQFSLDEHDGYLRIATTSGNMWRTDSGTSQNNVYVLDSTLGIHGKLEGIAPTERIYSVRFMGKRAYMVTFRNVDPLFVLDLAKPAAPRILGALKIPGYSDYLHPYDENHIIGFGKEAESDKDMAFYQGMKIALFDVSDVTKPKEKFKTVIGDRGTDSELLRNHKALLFSKEKGLLAFPVTVYEWTEEQKAKQDIRGYGHFTFQGAYVYRLDLEKGFTLTDKITHLEQADRDKAGEGWYESTKNIKRILTIDQTLYTVSDDFVKAQPLQGPKAVKTLPLTK, translated from the coding sequence ATGAAGAAAAAAGCAGCGGGACTTATCGTGACAGCCGTCGTGCTGTGCGCTCTGCCGTTTTTGCTTCCGCCAGGCTCGCTCAACGAGCCGACTGTCACAGCCTCAGAGCAAGACGGATTGCCTGTCGTCGGTTCCTACGGGCAATTCAAGAAGCTGCTGAAAAAGGCGAAAACCAACTACGTCGTGGCAGAAGCCGAGTTGAGCATGCCCGCAGCGGCTGCTGTCCTTGAAGCGAGGGATTCCGGCAAAAGCGCAGCAGCCCCGGATTTTTCTGCGACGAACACGCAGGTGCAAGGCGTCGATGAAGCCGACATCGTCAAGACGGATGGCACCTACCTGTACCAGTCGACGAGTCGCGAAGTGCGCATCGTCAAAGCGTACCCGGCCTCGGAGATGCGCATGACGAGCCGGATCAGCTATGAGGACGGCCTGTTCACGCCGCTGGAGATGTTCGTCGACGACAAAAAACTCATCGTCATCGGCCAGGCGAACAGCAGCGTCGAGTTGGCTCCTTTGCCCGCTTCGAAGCGCGCTATCCCGTATTACCGCCACAACCAGCTTGTCAAAGCGCTCGTCTACGACATCCAAGACAAAGCGCAACCGCGGCTCATCAGACAACTGGAAGTGGAAGGCCAGTATTTGTCGTCCCGCAAAATCGGTTCCAGCCTGTATTTGACGGCCAATCACTACATCGACACTTACCGGATTTTGCAGGAAAAAACGGAGCTGCCTGGCCCTGCCTATCGCGACAGTGCCTTCGGCGAGCAGTATCAAACCGTTCCGTACAGCGACATCCGCTATTTTCCGGAAAGCTTGCAGCCGAACTACCTGATGGTGGCAGGCGTCAATCTCGACGAGCCTAAACAAAAGCTGTCGCTTTCCACTTATTTGGGCGCAGGGGAAAATATTTACGCCTCCCCGACCAATCTGTACGTAGCGGTAACCGAGCATAAAGCGGAGCCGATCAAGCTGAAGCAAGGCGAGTCACTTGCCCCTTCGTTTGCCCCCCCGCCGCTTGCGACGGACACGACGATCTACCGCTTCGGCATGAACGACGGCAAGATCGCCTTTTCGGCAAAAGGCAGCGTGCCGGGCCAGATTCTCAACCAGTTTTCCCTGGACGAACACGACGGCTACTTGCGGATCGCGACGACGAGCGGAAACATGTGGCGCACCGATTCCGGCACTTCGCAAAACAACGTGTACGTCCTTGACAGCACGCTCGGAATCCACGGCAAGCTGGAAGGCATCGCTCCGACCGAGCGCATCTACTCCGTCCGCTTCATGGGGAAACGCGCCTACATGGTGACGTTCCGCAACGTAGACCCTCTGTTCGTGCTCGATTTGGCAAAGCCTGCTGCCCCGCGTATTTTGGGAGCGCTGAAAATTCCGGGCTACAGCGATTACCTCCATCCGTATGACGAGAACCACATCATCGGATTCGGCAAGGAAGCAGAGTCAGACAAGGACATGGCTTTTTACCAGGGCATGAAAATCGCGCTGTTCGACGTCAGCGACGTGACCAAGCCGAAAGAAAAGTTCAAAACCGTCATCGGCGACCGCGGAACAGACTCCGAGCTGTTGCGCAACCATAAAGCTTTGTTGTTTTCCAAGGAAAAAGGGCTGCTCGCCTTCCCGGTCACCGTCTACGAATGGACCGAGGAACAAAAGGCGAAGCAGGACATTCGCGGCTACGGCCACTTCACGTTCCAGGGCGCGTACGTCTACCGGCTCGATCTGGAAAAAGGCTTTACGTTGACGGACAAAATTACACATCTGGAGCAAGCAGACAGAGACAAGGCAGGGGAAGGCTGGTACGAAAGCACAAAAAACATCAAGCGAATCCTGACGATTGACCAGACGCTCTACACCGTTTCCGACGACTTCGTCAAAGCCCAGCCGCTTCAAGGGCCGAAAGCTGTAAAGACTTTGCCATTGACGAAATAA
- a CDS encoding DUF3100 domain-containing protein — MTEGRVNVYKLHFLVLVLVALTEFIGTKKINIGIGVIALFPMLYALVIGGVISWPSFKFLKEKDMNVAANILGVSFLIFVCKLGANIGPELPKLFGAGVSLLVQEVGHIVGTIILGLPVALLLGLKRESIGATYSLDREPNLAIIVDKFGASSPEARGALGVYICGTLFGAIFMSLLASILGSSGLFHPISLAMGAAVGSGSMMAAATGSLAVIFPEAQKDIAFYSGAANLMMSIIGTYVCIFVSLPLTQRLYAWLEPIIGRKNASSDTEGGKRSA; from the coding sequence ATGACTGAGGGACGCGTGAATGTGTACAAGCTGCATTTCCTGGTGCTTGTACTGGTAGCCTTGACAGAGTTTATCGGCACGAAAAAAATCAATATCGGCATCGGCGTCATCGCCTTGTTCCCGATGCTGTACGCACTCGTTATCGGCGGTGTCATTAGCTGGCCTTCATTCAAGTTTTTGAAAGAAAAAGATATGAATGTCGCGGCAAACATTTTGGGCGTTTCTTTTCTGATCTTCGTATGTAAGCTCGGCGCCAACATTGGTCCAGAGTTGCCCAAGCTGTTTGGAGCGGGCGTATCGCTGCTCGTCCAGGAGGTAGGCCACATCGTCGGAACGATCATTTTGGGCTTGCCAGTGGCGCTTTTGCTCGGTCTGAAGCGCGAATCAATCGGGGCTACCTATTCCCTCGACCGCGAGCCTAATCTGGCGATTATCGTGGACAAGTTCGGGGCAAGCTCGCCGGAAGCGCGCGGCGCACTGGGCGTTTACATTTGCGGTACGTTGTTTGGCGCGATTTTCATGTCGTTGCTCGCAAGTATCCTCGGCAGCAGCGGACTGTTCCATCCGATTTCGCTCGCGATGGGCGCAGCGGTTGGTTCAGGGAGCATGATGGCGGCAGCGACAGGCTCGCTCGCCGTAATTTTCCCGGAAGCGCAAAAAGACATCGCCTTCTACTCGGGGGCGGCGAACTTGATGATGAGCATTATCGGTACGTATGTATGCATTTTCGTCTCCTTGCCGCTCACGCAGCGGCTGTACGCATGGCTGGAGCCGATCATCGGCCGCAAAAACGCTTCTTCTGACACAGAAGGGGGGAAAAGAAGCGCATGA
- a CDS encoding tetratricopeptide repeat protein: MEYLSLNLTSTLAGLAAVLLVMFIRLHWPFRFQYMANLYKRRLDVRLSWLEASYRKNRSRAVAMLDKSTHEIMIGNYELAEKYIVSGINVCKERPSLFNQAMIHYLFYNLAIVYYSSGRYSESLEVAFRIYQRDQRMTDSLALIACSHARLGEIESALEAYQLIATKRSAKEWKLFCLAEIEAAKGNYEHALTYLRQLLNKSASSLHFNRSELEKRLEEWQKASTHVS, encoded by the coding sequence GTGGAGTATTTGAGTCTTAATCTGACTTCAACACTGGCGGGATTAGCTGCCGTGCTGCTGGTCATGTTCATTCGCCTGCACTGGCCCTTCCGTTTTCAATATATGGCGAATCTGTACAAGCGCCGATTGGATGTACGGCTTAGCTGGTTGGAGGCATCCTACCGAAAAAACCGTTCGCGTGCGGTAGCCATGCTCGATAAATCGACACACGAAATCATGATCGGCAATTACGAACTGGCTGAAAAGTACATTGTTTCGGGCATCAACGTCTGCAAGGAACGCCCTTCTCTGTTCAATCAGGCCATGATTCACTACCTGTTTTACAACCTGGCGATCGTCTACTACTCGTCCGGCCGTTACAGCGAATCGCTGGAAGTCGCTTTCCGCATTTACCAACGCGACCAGAGGATGACGGATTCGCTCGCGCTCATCGCCTGCTCGCACGCTCGACTGGGCGAAATCGAAAGCGCACTCGAAGCTTATCAACTGATTGCCACCAAGCGCTCTGCCAAGGAGTGGAAGCTGTTTTGCCTCGCTGAAATCGAAGCAGCCAAGGGCAACTACGAGCACGCCTTGACCTATCTCCGCCAGTTGCTGAACAAATCGGCCAGCTCTTTGCACTTCAACCGCTCCGAGCTGGAAAAACGCCTGGAGGAATGGCAAAAGGCTTCGACTCACGTCAGCTAA
- a CDS encoding SurA N-terminal domain-containing protein produces MKKFDISILTVAVLLTGLAVIGVSQANDPAAAHTSAVATVGNTAISQTALYEQMKKEAGAKVVTDLIAIELCKQEAAAQGIKVTEQEIDAKINPIKDKLKTPEKFQEYLQERKMNEKELRERFGMLLLRDKVFEKAFPVTEEQIKEYYEKNKEKLGKTYEEARPEIAEKLLERNRRKHSDEWLEQMKKKYNVQIMDPVLVEQAKE; encoded by the coding sequence ATGAAAAAGTTTGACATTTCCATCCTGACAGTCGCCGTCCTCCTGACAGGACTGGCTGTGATCGGCGTATCGCAGGCAAATGATCCTGCCGCCGCCCACACAAGTGCAGTCGCGACAGTCGGCAACACCGCGATCTCGCAAACCGCGCTCTATGAGCAGATGAAAAAAGAGGCTGGCGCCAAAGTCGTGACCGACCTGATTGCCATTGAACTGTGCAAGCAGGAAGCCGCCGCCCAAGGCATCAAAGTGACCGAGCAGGAGATCGACGCGAAGATCAATCCGATCAAGGATAAATTGAAAACACCGGAGAAGTTCCAGGAGTATTTGCAGGAACGAAAAATGAATGAAAAAGAGCTCCGCGAGCGGTTCGGCATGCTCCTTTTGCGCGACAAAGTGTTTGAAAAGGCATTCCCGGTAACAGAGGAGCAAATCAAGGAGTACTACGAGAAAAATAAAGAAAAGCTCGGAAAAACGTATGAAGAAGCTCGTCCCGAGATCGCCGAGAAGCTGCTAGAGCGCAACAGACGCAAGCACTCGGACGAGTGGCTGGAGCAAATGAAGAAAAAGTACAACGTCCAGATCATGGACCCGGTTCTGGTGGAGCAAGCAAAGGAATAA